One Pseudomonas brassicacearum genomic region harbors:
- a CDS encoding alpha/beta fold hydrolase → MAYFEHEGCNLHYEEYGHGAPLLLVHGLGSSTRDWEKQIPVLSARYHLIVVDVRGHGRSDKPRERYSIEGFSADLIALIEHLGLGPVHLVGWSMGGMICFQLAVDQPGLVKSLCIVNSAPEVKVRTPDDCWQWFKRWSLMRILSLETIGKALGAKLFPKPEQTELRLEMARRWAKNDKRAYLASFDAIVGWGVQERLSQIACPTLVICADHDYTPVALKEAYVKRLPDARLVVITDSRHATPLDQPERFNQTLLDFLTATDSTTQDH, encoded by the coding sequence ATGGCCTATTTCGAACACGAAGGTTGCAACCTGCACTACGAGGAATACGGCCACGGTGCGCCCTTGCTGCTGGTCCACGGCTTGGGCTCGAGCACCCGCGACTGGGAAAAGCAGATCCCGGTGCTGTCCGCCCGCTACCACCTGATCGTGGTGGACGTGCGCGGCCACGGGCGCTCCGACAAGCCGCGCGAGCGCTACAGCATCGAAGGTTTCAGCGCCGACCTGATCGCCCTGATCGAACACCTGGGCCTGGGTCCGGTGCATCTGGTGGGCTGGTCCATGGGTGGCATGATCTGCTTTCAACTGGCGGTGGACCAACCCGGTCTCGTCAAGAGCCTGTGCATCGTCAACAGCGCGCCGGAAGTCAAAGTGCGCACGCCCGACGATTGCTGGCAATGGTTCAAGCGCTGGAGCCTGATGCGTATCCTCAGTCTGGAAACCATCGGCAAGGCCCTGGGCGCCAAGCTGTTTCCCAAGCCCGAGCAAACCGAATTACGCCTGGAAATGGCTCGGCGCTGGGCAAAAAACGACAAACGTGCTTATCTCGCCAGCTTCGATGCCATCGTGGGCTGGGGCGTGCAGGAACGACTGTCGCAAATCGCCTGTCCAACCCTGGTCATTTGCGCCGACCACGACTACACGCCGGTGGCGCTGAAAGAGGCCTACGTAAAGCGGCTGCCCGACGCACGACTGGTGGTCATCACCGATTCACGGCACGCTACCCCGCTGGATCAACCCGAACGCTTCAACCAAACCCTGCTCGACTTTTTGACCGCAACCGATTCCACCACTCAGGATCATTGA
- a CDS encoding anti-sigma factor family protein, with amino-acid sequence MLTCKEQVARSSDYLDGQLSFRERLMVRHHLMFCPNCRRFIRQMRLMQATLRKLPEPPIPDLDHLAEKLAAERRRNIR; translated from the coding sequence ATGCTGACCTGCAAGGAACAAGTGGCACGCTCCAGCGACTATCTCGATGGCCAACTGAGCTTTCGTGAACGCCTGATGGTGCGTCACCACCTGATGTTCTGCCCCAACTGCCGGCGCTTTATCCGCCAGATGCGCCTGATGCAGGCGACCCTCAGGAAACTCCCGGAACCGCCCATTCCTGACCTGGATCACCTCGCCGAGAAACTCGCCGCCGAGCGTCGCCGAAACATCCGCTGA
- a CDS encoding RNA polymerase sigma factor: protein MTVTDDTQLLTRLLAGEQQAYKELVSTYQGPMRAVAYAIVGSRHADEVVQDAWLSVVRNLTGFQGRSSLKTWLLTITANAAKGRYKQNRREVLLDDLPSPHGTLGDDRFAADGHWLLAPFAWHQDTPEALLTMSELRDCLEHTLLSLSELQGSVLTLRERQGLEPEEICNLLDISLSNVRVLLHRARLKVFATVEHFEETGEC, encoded by the coding sequence ATGACGGTCACCGATGACACCCAACTGCTCACACGCCTCCTGGCCGGTGAGCAGCAGGCCTACAAGGAGCTGGTCAGCACCTACCAGGGCCCCATGCGGGCGGTGGCGTATGCCATCGTCGGCAGTCGCCATGCCGATGAAGTGGTGCAGGACGCGTGGTTGTCGGTGGTGCGCAATCTCACCGGTTTCCAGGGGCGTTCCAGTCTCAAGACTTGGCTGCTGACGATCACTGCCAACGCCGCCAAGGGCCGTTACAAGCAGAACCGCCGGGAAGTGCTGCTCGATGATCTGCCGTCGCCCCACGGCACCCTCGGCGATGATCGCTTCGCCGCCGATGGTCATTGGCTGCTGGCGCCGTTCGCCTGGCACCAGGACACACCGGAGGCGTTGCTCACGATGAGCGAATTGCGCGATTGCCTTGAACACACCCTGCTCAGCCTGTCGGAACTGCAAGGCAGCGTGTTGACCCTGCGGGAACGCCAGGGGCTGGAGCCGGAAGAGATCTGTAATCTTCTCGACATCTCGCTCTCCAACGTACGCGTGCTGTTGCATCGCGCCCGGCTGAAGGTCTTCGCGACCGTGGAACATTTCGAGGAAACCGGCGAATGCTGA
- a CDS encoding OprO/OprP family phosphate-selective porin, with protein sequence MIRKHFAGVAASALAMAVTAQAFAGTVTTDGADIVVKTKGGLEVATTDKEFSFKLGGRLQADYSQFDGIYTDNGDKADAAYIRRGFLELSGVLYTDWAYTINYDFSHNSGDSDNGYFDEASLAYNGFKPVSIKVGRFDPDFGLEKATSSKWVTAPERNAAYDLIDWANGHQNGLGIQASSTFADSFYASAGVFSKDTDDTDGNSIKQANGRFVFAPMHEAGNVLHFGLNVASRDVSDTAFDARYRSRLGMRGVETLGGNDAGPNGNRPVLGGANNSPAGSYDTDTAYGLEAAFAMGPASIQGEYISRKTKADSDAFEDLKGHGFYVQGAYTITGESRGYKVGKFDAIKPQNKSIGAWEVFYRFDSMTVEDDNITTASATRDVGDAEAKVHNLGVNWYANEAVKITAAYVKAKTDNVTNANGDDDGKGVVVRAQYVF encoded by the coding sequence ATGATTCGCAAGCACTTCGCAGGTGTTGCCGCCAGCGCACTGGCCATGGCAGTAACCGCCCAGGCTTTCGCCGGTACCGTCACCACCGATGGCGCCGATATCGTGGTTAAAACCAAGGGCGGCCTTGAGGTCGCTACCACTGACAAAGAGTTCAGCTTCAAGCTCGGTGGTCGTTTGCAGGCTGACTACAGCCAGTTCGACGGGATCTACACCGACAATGGTGACAAGGCCGATGCCGCTTACATCCGCCGTGGCTTTCTGGAACTGTCTGGCGTGCTGTACACGGATTGGGCCTACACCATCAACTACGACTTCTCCCACAACAGCGGCGACTCCGATAACGGCTACTTCGACGAAGCGTCCCTGGCCTACAACGGCTTCAAGCCGGTTTCGATCAAGGTCGGTCGTTTCGACCCCGACTTCGGCCTGGAAAAAGCCACCAGCTCCAAGTGGGTGACTGCTCCTGAGCGCAACGCCGCCTATGACCTGATCGACTGGGCCAACGGCCACCAGAACGGTCTGGGCATCCAGGCTTCCAGCACCTTCGCCGATTCGTTCTATGCCTCGGCCGGTGTGTTCAGCAAGGACACCGACGACACTGACGGCAACAGCATCAAGCAAGCCAACGGTCGTTTCGTATTCGCCCCGATGCACGAGGCCGGCAACGTGTTGCACTTCGGCTTGAACGTGGCCTCGCGCGATGTCTCCGACACCGCGTTCGACGCGCGTTATCGCTCTCGCCTGGGCATGCGTGGCGTCGAGACCCTGGGCGGCAACGATGCCGGTCCTAACGGTAACCGTCCGGTACTGGGCGGCGCCAACAACTCGCCGGCCGGTTCGTACGACACGGATACCGCTTACGGCCTGGAAGCCGCTTTCGCCATGGGCCCTGCGTCGATCCAGGGTGAATACATTTCCCGCAAGACCAAGGCTGACAGCGACGCCTTCGAAGACCTCAAGGGCCACGGCTTCTACGTCCAGGGCGCCTACACCATCACCGGTGAATCCCGTGGTTATAAAGTCGGCAAGTTTGACGCGATCAAACCCCAGAACAAGTCCATCGGCGCGTGGGAAGTGTTCTATCGCTTCGACAGCATGACCGTCGAAGACGACAACATCACCACCGCCTCCGCCACCCGCGACGTGGGCGATGCCGAAGCCAAGGTGCACAACCTGGGCGTGAACTGGTACGCCAACGAGGCGGTGAAAATCACTGCCGCTTACGTCAAGGCCAAGACCGACAACGTCACCAACGCCAATGGCGATGACGATGGCAAAGGTGTGGTTGTTCGTGCCCAGTACGTGTTCTAA
- a CDS encoding ABC transporter ATP-binding protein gives MVYRRFEKLIDIFRDAPTSAPPNRVLPFYTYYLKQVWPSFAVLLVVGLIGALIEVALFSYLSRIIDLTQGTPNVDFFKIHGLELAWMAVVALVFRPIFVALHDLLVHQTLSPGMTSLIRWQNHSYVLKQSLNFFQNDFAGRIAQRIMQTGNSLRDSAVQAVDALWHVLIYAVSSLVLFAEADWRLMIPLLMWIAAYIGALCYFVPRVKERSVVSSDARSKLMGRIVDGYTNITTLKLFAHTNFEQQYAREAIQEQTEKAQLAGRVVTSMDVVITSMNGLLIVGTTALALWLWTQSLISVGAIALATGLVIRIVNMSGWIMWVVNGIFENIGMVQDGLQTIAQPVSVTDRDQAKPLAVARGEVRFEHVDFHYGKKSGVIGDLNLTIKPGEKIGLIGPSGAGKSTLVNLLLRLYDVQGGRILIDGQDIAEVGQESLRERIGMITQDTSLLHRSIRDNLLYGKPDATDAQLWEAVHKARADEFIPLLSDAEGRTGFDAHVGERGVKLSGGQRQRIAIARVLLKDAPILIMDEATSALDSEVEAAIQESLETLMQGKTVIAIAHRLSTIARMDRLVVLENGRIAETGSHAELLAHGGLYARLWQHQTGGFVGID, from the coding sequence ATGGTTTATCGCCGCTTCGAAAAACTGATTGATATCTTCCGTGACGCCCCGACTTCGGCCCCGCCGAACCGGGTCCTGCCCTTCTACACCTATTATCTGAAACAAGTCTGGCCCAGCTTCGCCGTGCTGCTGGTGGTGGGCCTGATCGGCGCGCTGATCGAAGTGGCGCTGTTCAGTTACCTGAGTCGCATCATCGACCTGACCCAGGGCACGCCGAATGTGGACTTCTTCAAGATCCACGGACTGGAACTCGCCTGGATGGCAGTGGTGGCGCTGGTCTTTCGGCCGATCTTCGTGGCCCTGCATGACCTGCTGGTGCACCAGACCCTGAGCCCCGGCATGACCAGCCTGATCCGCTGGCAGAACCACAGCTACGTGCTCAAGCAGAGCCTGAATTTCTTCCAGAACGACTTCGCCGGGCGCATCGCCCAGCGCATCATGCAGACCGGCAACTCCCTGCGCGACTCGGCAGTACAGGCCGTTGATGCCTTGTGGCACGTGCTGATCTACGCCGTCAGTTCCCTGGTGCTGTTCGCCGAAGCCGACTGGCGCCTGATGATTCCGCTGCTGATGTGGATCGCCGCCTACATCGGCGCCCTCTGTTACTTCGTGCCAAGGGTCAAGGAGCGCTCGGTGGTGTCGTCCGATGCCCGCTCCAAGCTCATGGGCCGGATCGTCGACGGCTACACCAACATCACCACCCTGAAGCTGTTTGCCCACACCAACTTCGAACAGCAATACGCCCGCGAAGCCATCCAGGAACAGACCGAGAAAGCCCAACTGGCCGGCCGCGTGGTGACCAGCATGGACGTGGTCATCACCAGCATGAACGGGTTGCTGATCGTCGGCACCACCGCGCTGGCGTTGTGGCTGTGGACCCAGTCGCTGATCAGCGTGGGCGCCATTGCCCTGGCCACTGGGCTGGTGATCCGCATCGTCAACATGTCCGGCTGGATCATGTGGGTGGTCAACGGCATCTTCGAAAACATCGGCATGGTCCAGGACGGTCTGCAGACCATCGCCCAACCGGTCAGCGTCACCGACCGCGACCAGGCCAAGCCCTTGGCGGTGGCTCGCGGCGAGGTGCGTTTCGAGCACGTGGACTTCCACTATGGCAAGAAAAGCGGGGTGATCGGCGACCTCAACCTGACCATCAAGCCCGGCGAAAAAATCGGCTTGATCGGCCCGTCCGGCGCGGGCAAGTCCACGCTGGTCAACCTGCTGCTGCGCCTCTATGACGTGCAGGGCGGGCGCATCCTCATCGACGGCCAGGACATCGCCGAAGTCGGCCAGGAAAGCCTGCGCGAGCGCATCGGCATGATTACCCAGGACACCTCGCTGCTGCATCGCTCGATTCGCGACAACCTGCTTTACGGCAAGCCCGACGCCACCGACGCACAACTCTGGGAAGCCGTGCACAAGGCCCGCGCCGATGAATTCATCCCGTTACTGTCGGACGCCGAAGGCCGCACCGGCTTCGATGCCCATGTGGGTGAACGTGGCGTGAAACTGTCCGGCGGCCAGCGCCAGCGCATCGCCATTGCCCGGGTACTGCTCAAGGACGCGCCGATCCTGATCATGGACGAAGCGACCTCCGCGCTGGACTCGGAAGTCGAGGCGGCGATCCAGGAAAGCCTGGAGACGCTGATGCAAGGCAAGACCGTGATCGCCATCGCCCACCGCCTCTCCACCATCGCCCGGATGGACCGGCTGGTGGTGCTGGAAAATGGCCGCATCGCCGAAACCGGCAGCCATGCCGAGTTGCTGGCCCACGGTGGGTTGTATGCGCGGTTGTGGCAGCATCAGACGGGTGGGTTTGTGGGAATCGACTGA
- a CDS encoding GNAT family N-acetyltransferase, protein MPLHVFDSLSAIAPQEWDALVPANQPFLRHAFLSTLEDSASLGPQSGWQPEHLLHIEDGRLLAALPSYRKWHSYGEYVFDHPWADACARAGIEYYPKLLTAVPFSPVSGPRLLAARVEDGMALLGSLPGYLDIEGLSSAHINFTDAFTDAALAGQEGWLQRIGCQYHWQNRGYRDFQDFLDALSSRKRKQMRKEREQVAGQGIEFEWLEGQQLDEAQWDFVYACYANTYAVRRQAPYLTRAFFSLLAERMPEAIRVVLAKQGSRPVAMAFSLVGGDSFYGRYWGCLAEFDRLHFETCFYQGMDYAIAHGLQRFDAGAQGEHKLIRGFEPVITRSWHYLRHPGLKAAVADFLVREQEGVLAYAEEAKTALPYRQC, encoded by the coding sequence ATGCCGCTTCACGTTTTCGACAGCCTGTCCGCCATCGCGCCGCAAGAATGGGACGCGCTGGTACCTGCCAACCAACCGTTCCTGCGCCACGCCTTCCTGAGTACCCTGGAAGACAGCGCCAGCCTCGGCCCGCAATCTGGCTGGCAGCCTGAGCATTTGCTGCACATTGAAGACGGTCGTCTGCTGGCGGCCTTGCCCAGTTACCGCAAATGGCATTCCTACGGAGAATATGTATTCGACCACCCCTGGGCCGATGCCTGCGCTCGGGCCGGGATCGAGTATTACCCCAAGTTGCTGACGGCGGTGCCGTTCAGTCCGGTCAGTGGCCCACGACTGCTGGCGGCGCGGGTCGAGGATGGCATGGCGTTGCTGGGCAGCCTGCCGGGTTATCTAGACATCGAAGGGCTTTCCAGCGCTCACATTAACTTCACCGATGCCTTCACTGACGCGGCGCTGGCCGGGCAGGAGGGGTGGCTGCAGCGGATTGGCTGCCAGTACCACTGGCAAAATCGTGGTTATCGGGATTTCCAGGATTTTCTCGATGCGCTCAGTTCGCGCAAGCGTAAGCAGATGCGCAAGGAGCGTGAACAGGTGGCGGGGCAGGGCATCGAGTTCGAATGGCTCGAAGGTCAGCAACTGGACGAGGCCCAGTGGGACTTTGTCTACGCCTGTTACGCCAACACCTACGCGGTGCGTCGGCAGGCGCCGTACCTGACCCGGGCGTTCTTCAGCCTGCTGGCCGAGCGCATGCCCGAGGCCATTCGCGTGGTCTTGGCCAAGCAAGGTTCACGGCCGGTGGCGATGGCGTTCAGCCTAGTGGGCGGCGACAGTTTCTACGGGCGTTACTGGGGCTGCCTGGCGGAATTCGACCGCCTGCACTTCGAGACCTGCTTCTATCAAGGCATGGACTACGCGATTGCCCATGGCTTGCAGCGCTTTGATGCCGGGGCCCAGGGCGAACACAAATTGATTCGTGGGTTCGAGCCGGTGATTACCCGCTCGTGGCATTACTTGCGGCATCCGGGATTGAAAGCGGCGGTGGCGGATTTTCTTGTGCGCGAGCAAGAGGGGGTTCTGGCCTATGCCGAAGAGGCGAAAACAGCACTGCCTTATCGGCAGTGCTGA
- a CDS encoding FMN-dependent NADH-azoreductase, with amino-acid sequence MSRVLIIESSARQQDSVSRQLTQTFISQWKAAHPADEISVRDLAISPVPHLDANLLGGWMKPAEQRNDIENASLERSNQLTDELLAADVLVMAAPMYNFAIPSTLKAWLDHVLRAGVTFKYTPTGPQGLLTGKRAFVLTARGGIHAGGSTDHQEPYLRQVMGFIGIHDVTFIHAEGMNLGGDFQEKGLNQANAKLSQVA; translated from the coding sequence ATGTCCCGCGTTCTGATCATCGAAAGCAGTGCCCGCCAGCAAGACTCGGTTTCCCGTCAACTGACCCAGACCTTCATCAGCCAGTGGAAAGCCGCGCACCCGGCCGACGAAATCAGCGTTCGCGACTTGGCCATCAGCCCGGTGCCGCACCTGGATGCCAATCTGCTGGGCGGCTGGATGAAGCCTGCCGAGCAGCGCAACGACATCGAAAACGCCTCGCTGGAGCGTTCCAACCAATTGACCGATGAGTTGCTGGCCGCCGACGTGCTGGTGATGGCCGCGCCGATGTACAACTTCGCCATCCCTAGCACCTTGAAAGCCTGGCTCGACCACGTGCTGCGTGCTGGCGTGACCTTCAAATACACCCCAACTGGTCCCCAGGGCCTGCTGACCGGCAAGCGCGCTTTCGTGCTGACCGCTCGCGGTGGCATTCACGCCGGTGGCAGCACTGACCATCAGGAACCCTATCTGCGTCAGGTCATGGGCTTCATCGGCATCCACGACGTGACCTTCATCCATGCCGAAGGCATGAACCTGGGCGGCGACTTCCAGGAGAAGGGTTTGAATCAGGCCAACGCCAAATTGTCCCAGGTCGCCTGA
- a CDS encoding beta-ketoacyl-ACP synthase III, with translation MHNVVISGTGLYTPANSISNEELVQSFNTYVTQFNADNADAIERGEVEALTESNAAFIEKASGIKSRFVMDKDGILDPQRMAPRLPERSNDEWSVLCEMAVGAARQALERAGRTAADIDGVIVACSNLQRAYPAIAIEVQEALGIEGFGFDMNVACSSATFGIQAAANSVQLGQARAILMVNPEVCTGHLNFRDRDSHFIFGDAATAVIIERADLATSPYQFDVVSTKLLTKFSNNIRNNFGFLNRAAEEGIGSRDKLFVQEGRKVFRDVCPMVAELIGAHLEENQLNVGEVKRFWLHQANLSMNHLIVRKLLGREATEEEAPVILDRYANTSSAGSVIAFHKYQDDLPSGSVAVLSSFGAGYSIGSVILRKH, from the coding sequence ATGCATAACGTCGTCATCAGCGGCACCGGCCTGTACACCCCGGCCAATAGCATCTCCAACGAAGAGCTGGTGCAATCGTTCAATACCTATGTCACGCAGTTCAATGCCGACAACGCCGACGCCATCGAGCGCGGTGAAGTCGAGGCATTGACCGAGTCCAACGCCGCGTTCATCGAAAAGGCCTCCGGCATCAAGAGCCGCTTTGTCATGGACAAGGACGGCATCCTCGACCCGCAACGCATGGCGCCGCGCCTGCCCGAACGTTCCAACGACGAATGGTCGGTGCTCTGCGAAATGGCCGTCGGTGCTGCCAGGCAGGCCCTGGAACGCGCCGGCCGCACGGCCGCCGATATCGATGGCGTGATCGTCGCCTGTTCCAACCTGCAGCGCGCGTATCCGGCCATTGCCATCGAGGTCCAGGAAGCCCTGGGCATCGAAGGTTTCGGTTTCGACATGAACGTGGCCTGTTCTTCCGCGACGTTCGGCATCCAGGCCGCGGCCAACAGCGTACAACTGGGCCAGGCCCGGGCGATCCTGATGGTCAACCCGGAAGTCTGCACCGGGCACCTGAACTTCCGTGACCGCGACAGCCACTTCATCTTTGGCGACGCGGCCACCGCCGTGATCATCGAACGGGCTGACCTGGCGACTTCGCCGTATCAGTTCGACGTGGTCAGCACCAAGCTGCTCACCAAGTTCTCCAACAACATCCGCAACAACTTCGGCTTCCTCAACCGCGCCGCCGAAGAGGGCATCGGCAGCCGCGACAAGTTGTTCGTCCAGGAAGGCCGCAAAGTGTTCCGCGACGTCTGCCCGATGGTGGCCGAGCTGATCGGTGCTCACCTGGAAGAAAACCAGCTGAACGTCGGCGAAGTGAAGCGCTTCTGGCTGCATCAGGCCAACTTGAGCATGAACCACCTGATCGTGCGCAAGTTGCTGGGCCGCGAAGCCACCGAAGAGGAAGCGCCAGTGATCCTCGACCGCTACGCCAACACCAGTTCGGCGGGCTCGGTGATTGCGTTTCACAAATACCAGGATGATTTGCCCAGCGGCTCGGTTGCCGTGCTCAGCTCGTTTGGCGCTGGGTACTCGATTGGCAGCGTGATTCTGCGTAAGCATTGA
- the aqpZ gene encoding aquaporin Z, which translates to MSLLKRSTTELLGTFWLVLGGCGSAVLAASGIGVLGVALAFGLTVLTMAFAIGHVSGCHLNPAVSVGLYVGGRFPARELPAYIIAQVIGGLLAAALIYFIASGKEGFDLAASGLASNGYGEHSPGGYSLAAGFVTELVMTAMFILIILGATDKRAPVGLAPIAIGLALTLIHLISIPVTNTSVNPARSTGPALIVGGWAIEQLWLFWVAPLLGAVIGGVAYRWLGNEDS; encoded by the coding sequence ATGTCTTTACTCAAACGTTCAACGACTGAGTTGTTGGGTACGTTCTGGCTGGTGTTGGGCGGCTGCGGCAGCGCGGTATTGGCGGCCTCCGGGATTGGCGTGCTGGGGGTTGCCCTGGCGTTTGGCTTGACGGTGTTGACCATGGCATTCGCCATCGGTCATGTCTCCGGTTGCCACCTGAATCCGGCGGTGTCGGTGGGCTTGTACGTGGGCGGGCGGTTTCCGGCCAGGGAATTGCCTGCCTACATCATCGCCCAGGTCATCGGTGGCTTGCTGGCCGCCGCGCTGATCTACTTCATCGCCAGCGGCAAGGAAGGGTTTGACCTGGCCGCGTCCGGCCTGGCATCGAACGGTTACGGCGAACATTCACCCGGCGGGTATTCGTTGGCGGCAGGTTTTGTGACCGAGCTGGTCATGACGGCGATGTTCATCCTGATCATCCTCGGCGCCACCGATAAACGTGCCCCGGTCGGGCTGGCACCGATTGCCATCGGCCTGGCCCTGACGCTCATTCACCTGATCTCGATTCCAGTCACCAACACGTCCGTCAACCCGGCCCGCAGTACCGGTCCGGCGTTGATCGTCGGCGGCTGGGCCATCGAGCAACTGTGGCTGTTCTGGGTAGCACCGCTGCTGGGTGCTGTCATCGGCGGTGTCGCGTACCGCTGGCTGGGCAACGAAGACAGCTGA
- a CDS encoding peptidylprolyl isomerase produces MLKKIALAAGTVLFAANLMAAQPTKAPHVLLETTNGQIEIELDPVKAPISTENFLEYVDSGFYNNTIFHRVIPGFMAQGGGFTTQMQQKDTKAPIKNEASNGLHNVRGTLSMARTSNPDSATSQFFINVADNAFLDPGRDAGYAVFAKVVKGMDVVDIIVNSQTTTKQGMQNVPIDPVLIKSAKRID; encoded by the coding sequence ATGCTGAAAAAAATCGCCCTCGCCGCTGGCACCGTACTGTTTGCCGCCAACCTGATGGCCGCGCAGCCGACCAAGGCGCCCCACGTATTGCTGGAAACCACCAACGGCCAGATCGAAATCGAACTGGACCCGGTCAAGGCCCCCATCAGTACCGAGAACTTCCTTGAGTACGTGGACAGTGGTTTCTACAACAACACGATTTTTCACCGCGTGATCCCGGGCTTCATGGCCCAGGGCGGCGGCTTTACCACACAGATGCAGCAGAAAGACACCAAGGCACCGATCAAGAACGAAGCCAGCAATGGCCTGCACAACGTTCGCGGCACCTTGTCGATGGCCCGCACGTCCAACCCGGACTCGGCCACCAGCCAGTTCTTCATCAACGTGGCCGACAACGCGTTCCTCGACCCGGGCCGTGACGCCGGTTACGCGGTGTTCGCCAAGGTGGTCAAGGGCATGGACGTGGTGGACATCATCGTCAACTCCCAGACCACCACCAAGCAAGGCATGCAAAACGTGCCGATCGACCCTGTGCTCATCAAGTCGGCCAAGCGCATCGACTGA
- a CDS encoding LysR family transcriptional regulator, with amino-acid sequence MKAPRVTLDQWRTLQAVVDHGGFAQAAEVLHRSQSSVSYTVARMQDQLGVPLLRIDGRKAVLTEAGGVLLRRSRQLVKQASQLEDLAHHMEQGWEAEVRLVVDAAYPTARLVRALTAFMPQSRGCRVRLREEVLSGVEEVLLEGVADLAISSFSIPGYLGAELSDVEFVAVAHPEHALHRLNRELTFQDLESQLQVVIRDSGRHQPKDVGWLGAEQRWTVGSLATAATFVGSGLGFAWLPRHMIERELRDGTLKRLPLDQGGSRNPSFYLYSNKEKPLGPATQILIELLRTFDTAPLDAPFAAPEQA; translated from the coding sequence ATGAAAGCGCCCCGCGTGACCCTTGATCAATGGCGAACATTGCAGGCCGTGGTGGACCACGGTGGCTTCGCCCAGGCCGCCGAAGTGCTGCATCGCTCCCAGTCGTCGGTGAGTTACACCGTGGCCCGCATGCAGGACCAGCTCGGCGTACCGTTGCTGCGCATTGATGGGCGCAAGGCCGTACTGACCGAAGCCGGCGGCGTATTGCTGCGTCGTTCCCGTCAATTGGTCAAACAAGCCAGCCAACTGGAAGACCTGGCCCATCACATGGAACAGGGCTGGGAAGCGGAAGTGCGCCTGGTGGTCGATGCGGCCTACCCCACCGCCCGTCTCGTGCGCGCCTTGACTGCGTTTATGCCGCAAAGCCGCGGCTGCCGTGTACGGCTACGTGAAGAAGTGTTGTCGGGGGTGGAAGAAGTGTTGCTCGAAGGCGTGGCCGACCTGGCCATCAGCAGCTTCAGTATTCCCGGTTACCTGGGCGCGGAATTGAGCGACGTAGAGTTCGTCGCAGTGGCCCACCCCGAACATGCCTTGCATCGGCTCAATCGCGAACTGACCTTCCAGGACCTGGAAAGCCAGCTGCAAGTGGTCATCCGCGACTCCGGCCGCCACCAACCCAAGGACGTCGGCTGGCTCGGTGCCGAGCAGCGCTGGACCGTCGGCAGCCTGGCCACCGCCGCGACCTTCGTCGGCAGCGGCCTGGGTTTCGCCTGGCTGCCCCGGCACATGATCGAACGGGAACTGAGGGACGGCACGCTTAAACGTCTACCCTTGGATCAGGGCGGCAGCCGCAACCCGAGCTTCTACCTGTATTCAAACAAGGAAAAACCCTTGGGCCCGGCCACGCAGATCCTCATTGAACTGTTGCGCACCTTCGACACCGCGCCGCTGGATGCGCCTTTCGCCGCCCCTGAACAAGCCTGA